The Desulfuromonas sp. genome has a window encoding:
- a CDS encoding PilZ domain-containing protein, with translation MNEKRHESRFKERVQVRYGEQRPVKIGFTDDLSPKGFFIKTATIFAPKTELKIDLCLPGGETVSLEGTVRWAKRTSPDRIRLGQKGGMGIHVSRFVSGEEEYLRHCAEIQAKRMG, from the coding sequence ATGAACGAAAAGCGCCATGAAAGCCGGTTCAAGGAAAGGGTGCAGGTTCGTTACGGCGAACAGCGCCCGGTCAAGATCGGGTTCACCGACGATCTTTCTCCGAAGGGGTTTTTCATCAAGACGGCCACGATCTTTGCCCCCAAGACCGAGCTGAAGATCGATCTGTGCCTGCCCGGGGGCGAGACGGTCAGCCTGGAGGGGACGGTGCGCTGGGCCAAGCGGACCTCCCCGGACCGCATTCGCCTCGGCCAGAAGGGGGGGATGGGGATTCACGTTTCCCGCTTTGTCTCCGGGGAAGAGGAATACCTCAGGCACTGTGCCGAAATCCAGGCGAAGCGCATGGGATGA
- a CDS encoding DUF1365 family protein, which produces MNSRIYLGEVSHARLSPVRHRFAYPLYFYALDLDELAALDRASPLFGYNRRRPVAVHDRDYLRPGEAPIREKLEAVLKGAGLDAPGRVLLVTAARYFNYVFNPISFFYCHDAGGELACVLAQVNNTFGEMHLYLLDARGAEIDRGRIVCRADKAFHVSPFFPREGRYEFRLSPPAETIDNAISYYLGGELSLVARIRGEARPLTPGELARTVARHPLCAALTVPRIVWQAARLHWQRRLPVYRKPVPASAMTVRPAPPALLDRLGMRAVLPFFSRLPRGELRLTLPDGREHRFGRAGEEPPVRLDVREYRFFRRAMLFGDIGFGEAYTDGDWTSTDLPGLLTLLAASERVMDDRSITASAAGRLVNYLRHLGRPNTLGGSSRNIREHYDQSNAFFATFLDPSLTY; this is translated from the coding sequence ATGAACTCGAGGATCTACCTCGGCGAGGTCAGCCACGCCCGGCTCTCCCCGGTCCGGCACCGCTTCGCCTACCCCCTCTACTTCTACGCCCTCGACCTGGACGAGCTCGCCGCGCTCGACCGCGCCAGCCCCCTCTTCGGCTACAACCGGCGGCGTCCGGTCGCGGTCCACGACCGCGACTACCTCCGTCCCGGCGAGGCCCCGATCCGGGAGAAGCTCGAGGCGGTCCTGAAGGGGGCGGGGCTCGACGCCCCGGGGCGGGTCCTCCTGGTGACCGCGGCGCGCTACTTCAACTACGTCTTCAACCCGATCAGCTTCTTCTACTGCCACGACGCCGGGGGCGAGCTGGCCTGCGTCCTGGCCCAGGTCAACAACACCTTCGGCGAGATGCACCTCTACCTCCTCGACGCCCGGGGGGCGGAGATCGACCGGGGCCGGATCGTGTGCCGGGCCGACAAGGCGTTCCACGTCTCCCCCTTCTTCCCCCGCGAGGGCCGCTACGAGTTCCGGCTCAGCCCGCCCGCCGAGACGATCGACAACGCCATCTCCTACTACCTCGGCGGCGAGCTCTCCCTCGTCGCCCGGATCCGCGGCGAGGCCCGGCCCCTGACCCCGGGCGAGCTGGCCCGCACCGTCGCCCGCCACCCCCTCTGCGCCGCGCTGACGGTGCCGAGGATCGTCTGGCAGGCGGCGCGGCTGCACTGGCAAAGGAGGCTCCCCGTGTACCGCAAACCGGTTCCGGCCAGCGCCATGACCGTCCGCCCGGCCCCCCCGGCCCTCCTCGACCGGCTCGGCATGAGGGCCGTCCTCCCGTTCTTCTCCCGCCTGCCCCGGGGCGAGTTGAGGCTGACCCTCCCCGACGGCCGGGAGCACCGCTTCGGCCGGGCCGGGGAGGAGCCGCCGGTCCGCCTCGACGTCCGGGAATACCGCTTCTTCCGGCGCGCCATGCTCTTCGGGGACATCGGTTTCGGCGAGGCCTATACCGACGGCGACTGGACGAGCACGGACCTGCCCGGCCTGCTGACCCTGCTGGCGGCCAGCGAGCGGGTCATGGACGACCGCAGCATCACCGCCTCGGCGGCCGGCCGGCTGGTCAACTACCTCCGCCACCTGGGGCGGCCCAACACGCTCGGCGGAAGCTCCCGCAACATCCGGGAGCACTACGACCAAAGCAACGCCTTCTTCGCGACCTTCCTCGACCCCTCCCTGACCTACTAG
- a CDS encoding EamA family transporter, with translation MSWPLFAFLTAFFESGKDVFAKLCLQRCDEYLVAWAWRLLALPFLLPLIPVVGVPPLGAPFWGALLVSGGLNVVTAVLYVRAIRLSDLSLTVPMVALTPLFLLLSSPLILGEFPGPVGLAGVLLIVAGSYLLYLGQRSRGVLAPLRALLGDSGPRLMLLVALLWSITANVDKIGLRHSSTTFWALAVNLFIACAMLPLVLRRRGALAGMGGSFAPLLGLGFCGAMTSLCQMTAISMALVPYVISIKRTSTVLSVLWGHFLFGEQGFRERLAGTCIMVAGAVMITLGQGR, from the coding sequence TTGAGCTGGCCCCTGTTTGCATTCCTGACCGCCTTTTTCGAGTCCGGCAAGGACGTTTTCGCCAAGCTTTGCCTGCAGAGGTGCGACGAATACCTGGTGGCCTGGGCCTGGCGCCTGCTGGCCCTTCCTTTTCTCCTTCCTCTGATTCCGGTGGTCGGCGTCCCCCCTCTGGGGGCTCCCTTCTGGGGCGCGCTGTTGGTCAGCGGGGGCCTCAACGTGGTGACCGCGGTCCTTTATGTCCGGGCCATCAGGCTATCCGACCTTTCACTCACCGTTCCCATGGTCGCCCTCACCCCCCTGTTCCTTCTGCTGTCCTCCCCCCTGATCCTGGGCGAGTTTCCTGGGCCGGTCGGCTTGGCCGGGGTTCTGCTGATCGTGGCCGGCTCCTACCTGCTGTATCTCGGGCAGCGCAGCCGGGGGGTGCTGGCCCCCCTCCGGGCCCTGCTCGGCGATTCGGGCCCACGCCTGATGCTCTTGGTCGCCCTGTTGTGGAGCATCACCGCCAATGTCGACAAGATCGGCCTGCGCCACTCCTCTACGACGTTCTGGGCTCTGGCTGTCAATCTCTTCATCGCATGCGCCATGCTCCCCCTCGTGCTGAGGCGCCGGGGCGCACTGGCAGGCATGGGAGGAAGTTTCGCCCCCCTGTTGGGCCTCGGTTTCTGCGGGGCCATGACCTCCCTGTGCCAGATGACCGCGATCAGCATGGCCCTGGTTCCCTACGTGATTTCCATCAAGCGAACCAGCACCGTGCTGAGTGTGCTCTGGGGGCATTTTCTGTTCGGCGAGCAGGGCTTTCGTGAGCGTCTGGCCGGAACCTGCATTATGGTCGCCGGGGCCGTTATGATAACTCTTGGCCAGGGGAGGTAA
- a CDS encoding DUF2177 family protein — protein sequence MNALFYLKLYLMTIPVFFAIDLLWLGVVAKNLYQKNLSHLLAPAVNWPAALAFYFIYIAGIILFAVRPALADPSVARAALWGALFGFFTYATYDLTNLATLRDWPLRVVLVDIAWGTLLCALVASASYLVGRWLT from the coding sequence ATGAACGCGCTTTTCTACCTCAAGCTCTACCTGATGACCATCCCGGTCTTTTTCGCCATCGACCTGCTCTGGCTGGGGGTCGTCGCCAAGAACCTCTACCAGAAGAACCTCTCCCACCTCCTCGCCCCGGCGGTCAACTGGCCGGCCGCCCTCGCCTTCTACTTCATCTACATCGCCGGCATCATCCTCTTCGCCGTCCGTCCGGCCCTCGCCGACCCCTCCGTCGCCCGGGCCGCCCTCTGGGGGGCCCTCTTCGGCTTCTTCACCTACGCGACCTACGACCTGACCAACCTGGCGACCCTCCGGGACTGGCCGCTCCGGGTCGTCCTCGTCGACATCGCCTGGGGCACGCTCCTCTGCGCTCTCGTCGCCTCGGCGAGCTACCTCGTCGGCCGCTGGCTGACCTGA
- a CDS encoding AAA family ATPase — protein sequence MAKKIFVAATGQNTGKTTTSLSLLHLARKKYGRIGFIKPIGPKVIELYGLRVDKDPALMSQVYGLEEKLALMSPVVLGSGTTKKVLRGEINPQELEDKVLSAVAALERECDLLVIEGAGHSGVGSVIGLSNARIARLVDAPVMLITGGGIGNVVDAVAMNLALYRQEGAEIRLIVSNKIIPEKREETLRYLKLAFEPMGLTLLGGFNYQPILANPTLRRISKILELPIQGSAVEDMRIVNHVQIGAPSTQRVVDLLQESTLLLVTSSRDELLVTLANLYTMPEYKSKIAGLIIPGVAPVSRITQQILDRSAIPYMRTTRTTADLFLTINDDVSKLSAEDTQKIALIQELAEKRFDFEEVDRLFS from the coding sequence ATGGCGAAGAAGATTTTCGTGGCTGCCACGGGGCAGAACACCGGCAAGACCACCACCAGCCTTTCATTGCTTCACCTGGCCCGGAAAAAATACGGGCGCATCGGCTTCATCAAGCCGATCGGTCCGAAGGTCATCGAGCTTTACGGTCTCCGGGTGGACAAGGACCCGGCCCTGATGTCCCAGGTCTACGGCCTGGAGGAGAAGCTGGCGCTCATGTCTCCGGTGGTGCTGGGATCCGGCACCACCAAGAAGGTGCTGCGCGGCGAGATCAATCCCCAGGAACTTGAGGACAAGGTCCTCTCGGCGGTGGCGGCCCTGGAGCGGGAGTGCGACCTGCTCGTCATCGAGGGGGCGGGGCACAGCGGCGTCGGATCGGTGATCGGGCTGAGCAACGCCCGTATCGCCCGCCTCGTCGATGCCCCGGTCATGCTGATCACCGGAGGCGGGATCGGCAACGTGGTCGACGCGGTGGCGATGAACCTCGCCCTCTACCGCCAGGAAGGGGCGGAGATCCGGCTCATCGTCTCCAACAAGATCATCCCGGAGAAGCGCGAGGAGACCCTTCGTTACCTGAAGCTCGCCTTCGAACCGATGGGGCTGACGTTGCTGGGGGGGTTCAACTACCAGCCGATCCTGGCCAACCCGACCCTGCGCCGTATTTCCAAGATTCTTGAGTTGCCGATCCAGGGCAGCGCAGTGGAGGACATGCGCATCGTCAACCATGTGCAGATCGGGGCCCCTTCCACCCAGCGAGTGGTCGATCTGCTGCAGGAGTCGACTCTTCTGCTGGTGACCAGCTCCCGGGACGAACTCCTGGTGACCCTGGCCAACCTCTATACCATGCCCGAGTACAAGAGCAAAATCGCCGGCCTGATCATTCCCGGCGTGGCACCCGTCTCCCGGATCACCCAACAGATTCTCGACCGCAGCGCCATCCCCTACATGCGCACCACCCGCACCACCGCCGACCTTTTTTTGACCATCAACGACGACGTCTCCAAGCTCTCCGCCGAGGACACCCAGAAGATCGCCCTGATCCAGGAACTCGCCGAAAAGCGCTTCGACTTTGAGGAGGTCGACCGGCTCTTCTCCTGA
- a CDS encoding DUF1295 domain-containing protein, with the protein MHVFLLAAGVLLVFMTAVFVLALCLRDNSIVDVAYGLAFVLASWSAYLFFGEGHPRQVLVLLLVTVWGARLAAHIFLRKRGEGEDFRYRKWRQEWGDSFVWRSYLQIFLLQGGVVLVVALPVLTVIDRSGGPLGPLDLLGVLVWILGFGFEAVGDWQLLRFKGDPVNRGHVIQTGLWRYTRHPNYFGEATLWWGLFLIALGAPWGWAALLSPALIAFLLLKVSGIPMLEAKYEGNPEFEAYRERTNAFFPWFPRR; encoded by the coding sequence ATGCATGTCTTCCTCCTTGCCGCAGGCGTCCTGCTGGTTTTCATGACGGCGGTTTTTGTCCTCGCCCTGTGTCTTCGGGACAACAGCATCGTCGACGTCGCCTACGGCCTCGCCTTTGTGCTGGCCAGCTGGAGCGCCTACCTCTTCTTCGGAGAGGGGCATCCCCGGCAGGTCCTCGTTCTGCTCCTCGTGACGGTTTGGGGGGCGCGCCTGGCGGCCCACATCTTTCTGCGCAAGCGCGGGGAGGGGGAGGACTTCCGCTACCGGAAGTGGAGACAGGAGTGGGGCGACTCCTTCGTCTGGCGCAGCTACCTGCAGATCTTCCTTCTCCAGGGGGGGGTGGTCCTGGTCGTCGCCCTCCCTGTCCTGACCGTCATCGACCGCTCCGGCGGGCCGCTCGGCCCCCTCGACCTGCTCGGAGTGCTGGTCTGGATCCTCGGCTTCGGCTTCGAGGCGGTCGGCGACTGGCAGCTCCTCCGCTTCAAGGGGGACCCCGTCAACCGGGGCCATGTAATCCAGACCGGCCTGTGGCGCTATACCCGGCACCCGAATTACTTCGGCGAGGCGACCCTGTGGTGGGGGCTGTTCCTGATCGCCCTCGGCGCCCCTTGGGGGTGGGCCGCCCTTCTCAGCCCGGCCCTGATCGCCTTTTTGCTGCTGAAGGTCTCCGGGATCCCGATGCTCGAGGCCAAGTACGAGGGGAATCCCGAGTTCGAGGCGTACCGGGAGCGGACAAACGCGTTCTTCCCCTGGTTTCCCAGGCGATAA
- a CDS encoding ATP-binding protein, with amino-acid sequence MENGNFLLIIEHSARILKIQLDNTSTSQYEFKKNVLEMLRQPIEDGMVTISRAAQSLTYPASFMMVAAMNPCPCGYLGDPQHPCTCTPPMLQRYRSRLSGPLLDRIDLHVEVPRVAHKDLADPKDAEPSETIRARVEGARAVQRERLQDQGLHSNAQMGARHIRKFCALDEGGEKLLEAVTDRLGLSARTYTRILKVARTVADLAGSEAIEQAHLAEAIQYR; translated from the coding sequence ATGGAAAATGGAAACTTTTTGCTGATTATTGAACATTCCGCAAGAATATTGAAAATTCAACTGGACAATACCAGCACTTCCCAGTACGAATTCAAGAAGAACGTCCTCGAGATGCTGCGCCAGCCCATCGAGGACGGCATGGTCACCATCAGCCGCGCCGCCCAGAGCCTCACCTACCCCGCCTCCTTCATGATGGTGGCGGCGATGAACCCCTGCCCCTGCGGCTATCTCGGCGACCCCCAGCACCCCTGCACCTGCACCCCGCCGATGCTCCAGCGCTACCGCTCGCGCCTCTCCGGCCCTCTGCTCGACCGCATCGACCTCCACGTGGAGGTGCCGCGAGTGGCCCACAAGGATCTCGCCGACCCGAAGGACGCCGAGCCCTCGGAGACGATTCGCGCCCGGGTCGAGGGGGCCCGGGCGGTGCAGCGCGAGCGCCTGCAGGACCAAGGCCTGCACAGCAACGCCCAGATGGGAGCCCGCCACATCCGGAAATTCTGCGCCCTCGACGAGGGCGGGGAAAAACTCCTCGAGGCGGTCACCGACCGCCTCGGCCTCTCCGCCCGCACCTACACCCGCATCCTCAAGGTCGCCCGCACCGTCGCCGACCTCGCCGGCAGCGAGGCCATCGAGCAGGCCCACCTCGCCGAGGCGATCCAGTACCG
- a CDS encoding GntR family transcriptional regulator, translating into MEHHQTLREKILETIREAILRGALKPGEKVAEPELAERFGISRTPIREAFRQLESEGYLTVIPRKGAVVTSLSERDVEEFYAIKSILEGYAARMAAENMSEKEVERLETINDRLEQLALDGDVKTFFRVHNEFHELFIRAAGNEKLEELINQLMMKFNRLRMASLSLPGRMQISVQEHRKIIEAFKSHHGDKADNLVRKTAAIGGQVLIQSMAQQEGRDVEKSVLRRSVDV; encoded by the coding sequence ATGGAACATCATCAGACCCTGCGGGAGAAGATCCTCGAGACGATCCGCGAGGCGATTCTCCGGGGGGCCCTGAAGCCGGGCGAGAAGGTGGCCGAACCAGAGCTGGCCGAGCGCTTCGGCATCAGTCGCACTCCCATTCGCGAGGCCTTCCGCCAGCTCGAGTCGGAAGGTTACTTGACCGTTATTCCCCGCAAAGGGGCCGTCGTGACTTCCCTCTCCGAGCGGGACGTGGAGGAGTTCTACGCCATCAAGAGCATTCTCGAGGGCTATGCCGCCCGCATGGCCGCCGAGAATATGAGTGAGAAGGAGGTTGAGCGTCTCGAGACCATCAACGACCGTCTGGAGCAGCTGGCTCTTGACGGGGACGTCAAGACCTTCTTCAGGGTGCACAACGAATTCCACGAACTGTTCATCCGTGCCGCCGGCAACGAGAAGCTCGAGGAACTCATCAACCAGTTGATGATGAAGTTCAACCGCCTGCGTATGGCCTCCCTTTCCCTGCCCGGGCGGATGCAGATCTCGGTTCAGGAGCACCGCAAGATCATCGAGGCTTTCAAGAGCCACCACGGCGACAAGGCCGACAACCTGGTGCGCAAGACCGCCGCCATCGGCGGCCAGGTGCTGATCCAGAGCATGGCCCAGCAGGAGGGGCGCGATGTTGAGAAATCGGTCCTGCGGCGGTCCGTGGATGTCTGA
- a CDS encoding 4Fe-4S binding protein, protein MGTHYITDDCTNCGACADVCPVDAISDTGEVHAIDQDACTDCGACDDACPVEAIKWE, encoded by the coding sequence ATGGGCACTCACTACATCACCGACGACTGCACCAACTGCGGAGCCTGCGCCGACGTCTGCCCGGTGGACGCCATCAGCGATACCGGCGAAGTGCATGCCATCGACCAGGACGCCTGCACCGACTGCGGCGCTTGCGACGACGCCTGCCCGGTGGAGGCCATCAAGTGGGAATGA
- a CDS encoding FAD-dependent oxidoreductase, translating into MAERLERGQKVAVVGGGVAGIVAAYLLQGLHEVTLFEANGYLGGHTHTVEIPDGPDAGLAVDTGFIVLNDATYPLFQRFLARLGVATRVSEMSFGFHCRQTGLVYAGTDLNGLFAQRRNLVSPAFYRFLLEIARFCKKARLDLGRGAVPQVTLGRYLEDGRFSPFMAENYLVPMGAAIWSTPALRVADFPAEPFLRFFQNHGLLSFRNRPDWRTVVGGSHAYVKAFLRGFGGSVHLRRPVRKVTREPGGVRLALAGGETAFFDQAVIATHADQALRLLGDPSETERRLLSPWRYQRNRTVLHTDASLLPRQRRARAAWNFSREAGAAGERPVFVTYDMNRLQGLSAQRDYCVTLNRDAPFRPETVIAEMDYHHPLYTFESMATQAELPRLGGRRRTWYCGSYFGYGFHEDAVRAGAAVGQAFGGEL; encoded by the coding sequence ATGGCGGAGAGGCTCGAGCGAGGACAGAAAGTAGCCGTCGTCGGCGGAGGGGTGGCCGGCATCGTCGCCGCGTACCTGCTGCAGGGGCTGCACGAGGTCACCCTCTTCGAGGCGAACGGCTACCTCGGCGGGCACACCCACACCGTCGAGATCCCCGACGGACCCGACGCGGGGCTCGCCGTCGACACCGGTTTTATCGTCCTCAACGATGCGACCTATCCCCTCTTTCAGAGATTCCTGGCCCGGCTCGGGGTGGCGACCCGCGTCTCCGAGATGTCCTTCGGCTTTCATTGCCGGCAGACCGGCCTGGTCTACGCCGGGACCGATCTCAATGGCCTCTTCGCCCAGAGGCGCAACCTGGTCAGCCCGGCCTTCTACCGTTTCCTTCTGGAGATCGCCCGCTTCTGCAAAAAGGCCCGGCTGGACCTGGGCCGGGGGGCCGTGCCGCAGGTGACCCTCGGCCGGTACCTGGAGGACGGCCGCTTCTCCCCGTTCATGGCCGAAAACTACCTGGTGCCGATGGGCGCCGCGATCTGGTCGACGCCCGCCCTTCGGGTCGCCGACTTTCCCGCCGAGCCGTTCCTGCGCTTCTTTCAAAACCACGGACTGCTCTCCTTTCGCAACCGCCCGGACTGGAGAACCGTGGTCGGCGGCAGCCACGCCTACGTCAAGGCGTTCCTCCGCGGTTTCGGGGGCTCCGTTCACCTCCGGAGGCCGGTGCGGAAGGTGACCCGGGAGCCCGGAGGGGTCCGGCTCGCCCTTGCCGGCGGCGAGACGGCCTTCTTCGACCAGGCCGTCATCGCCACCCACGCCGACCAGGCCCTGCGCCTGCTGGGCGACCCGAGCGAGACGGAGCGGCGCCTCCTCTCGCCCTGGCGCTACCAGAGGAACCGCACCGTTCTGCACACCGACGCCTCCCTGCTGCCCCGGCAGCGGCGGGCGCGGGCCGCCTGGAACTTTTCCCGGGAGGCTGGCGCCGCCGGCGAGCGGCCGGTCTTCGTGACCTACGACATGAACCGCCTCCAGGGGCTCTCGGCGCAGAGGGACTACTGCGTCACCCTGAACCGGGATGCGCCCTTCCGGCCGGAGACGGTGATCGCCGAGATGGACTATCACCACCCCCTCTACACCTTCGAATCGATGGCGACCCAGGCCGAGCTGCCCCGGCTGGGCGGAAGGCGGCGGACCTGGTACTGCGGCAGCTACTTCGGCTACGGCTTCCACGAGGACGCGGTCCGGGCCGGGGCGGCGGTGGGGCAGGCCTTCGGGGGGGAGCTATGA
- a CDS encoding radical SAM protein: MFNDVDVIRWDITRKCNLDCIHCYASSINRGGYLDLSLRAIRDVAKKLSDANVGAIGLLGGEPFLRSDILEVFQIFSDLNLCTTVTTNGTLLNSKIIEKLVSLPQPTSITFSFSGHKAEMHDFVHGAGSFDAIMKAIRGLRKALVESKFEKKLLANFIISKVNYLNLVEVCQFLENEGFDKILFEDVAWVGSALDHYDDLYVAPKDIVESISHCLEGKIRGDIKAELNFFCLPPLARDYLATRTGFPLDSGYFGCPLPNEAYLSSDGHLYPCQQIHEMEASGKVWTNPCENNDLTKKTLAQIMTSKSFVNENQLANGRPYKTIPPCDQCSYVESLCRPCIRHLQMKTLHPFDLCTFAREAMVSTG, translated from the coding sequence GTGTTCAATGATGTTGATGTAATCCGTTGGGATATTACCCGAAAATGCAACCTTGATTGCATACATTGCTACGCGAGTTCTATCAATCGGGGCGGATATTTAGATCTTTCGTTAAGGGCCATACGGGATGTCGCGAAAAAATTATCCGATGCCAATGTGGGTGCAATTGGACTGTTGGGGGGCGAACCGTTCCTACGCAGTGACATTCTGGAGGTTTTCCAGATTTTCAGCGATCTAAATCTGTGCACAACTGTGACAACCAACGGTACCCTGCTAAACTCCAAAATCATTGAAAAGCTGGTTTCCTTGCCCCAACCGACATCAATTACGTTCTCTTTTTCAGGACATAAGGCGGAGATGCACGATTTTGTCCACGGAGCGGGTTCTTTTGACGCCATAATGAAAGCGATACGTGGCCTGAGAAAAGCTCTTGTAGAGAGCAAGTTTGAAAAAAAACTACTGGCCAATTTCATTATTTCAAAGGTCAATTATTTGAATTTAGTGGAAGTTTGCCAGTTTCTTGAAAACGAAGGCTTCGATAAAATTCTGTTTGAGGATGTCGCTTGGGTCGGGAGCGCTTTAGATCATTATGACGATCTCTATGTGGCTCCCAAAGACATTGTGGAATCGATTAGCCACTGTCTTGAGGGAAAAATAAGAGGAGACATTAAGGCGGAACTCAATTTTTTCTGTCTGCCGCCACTGGCCCGTGACTACCTCGCCACCAGAACGGGTTTCCCTCTTGATTCGGGTTATTTTGGTTGTCCTTTGCCAAATGAGGCCTATCTTTCATCAGATGGACATTTGTACCCTTGCCAGCAGATTCATGAGATGGAGGCTTCGGGTAAGGTATGGACAAACCCATGTGAGAATAACGACCTGACCAAGAAAACATTAGCTCAGATCATGACGAGCAAATCCTTCGTAAACGAGAACCAGTTAGCAAACGGTCGACCCTACAAAACAATTCCCCCATGTGATCAATGCAGTTATGTCGAATCTCTCTGCAGGCCATGCATCAGGCATCTGCAAATGAAAACATTGCACCCCTTTGACTTGTGTACCTTTGCTCGCGAGGCAATGGTGTCGACCGGGTAG
- a CDS encoding DUF2878 domain-containing protein: protein MNPLAAKILNVALYQAGWFCCVLGAAWGLPVSGALGAALLAGVHLLLARSRGAEALRMLVFCLIGVTVDGAQQALGLFAFRADPAWPFSLPLWVFVIWAQFATLFRYALLWLSGRYLLAGLFGLVGGPLAYGGGIRLGAAAFGGDPLLGLLALGAVWALLTPALLRISDRIGGGEGGYRWFGGR from the coding sequence ATGAACCCTCTGGCGGCCAAGATCCTCAACGTCGCCCTTTACCAGGCCGGCTGGTTCTGCTGCGTCCTCGGCGCCGCCTGGGGCCTCCCCGTCTCCGGCGCCCTCGGCGCGGCGCTGCTCGCCGGCGTCCACCTTCTGCTCGCCCGCTCCCGCGGGGCCGAGGCCCTGCGGATGCTCGTCTTCTGCCTGATCGGCGTCACCGTCGACGGGGCCCAGCAGGCCCTCGGCCTCTTCGCTTTTCGGGCCGACCCCGCCTGGCCCTTCTCCCTGCCCCTCTGGGTCTTCGTGATCTGGGCCCAGTTCGCCACCCTCTTCCGTTACGCCCTCCTCTGGCTCTCCGGCCGCTACCTCCTCGCCGGGCTCTTCGGCCTTGTCGGCGGGCCTCTCGCCTACGGGGGGGGCATCCGCCTCGGGGCCGCCGCCTTCGGCGGGGACCCGCTCCTCGGCCTGCTGGCCCTCGGGGCGGTCTGGGCCCTGCTCACCCCCGCCCTGCTCCGGATCAGCGACCGGATCGGTGGGGGGGAGGGGGGATATCGGTGGTTCGGGGGGAGGTGA
- a CDS encoding potassium channel protein, with protein MDPVRHLRFSLFILVAVVGCGTLGYTFIEGWGVFDSLYMTVITLATVGFQEIHPLTDQGKAFTILLIVFGAGIIAYAVGSLIQLMVEGQLRKLMGRKKLEKEIGKLQGHYIVCGYGRIGALICKELQTRPVPFVVVEKDPQHWEKLTRNGHLFVRGDATDDEALIAAGIRRARGVVTAVTSDTDNVYITLTARGLNPDLFILARSGEVEAEKKLLRAGASKVISPYTIGASRMAQAILRPSVVDFIEIATAGRNLELQMEEIRIAPASALKEKTLAASGIRQELGIIIVGIKKGDGKMIFNPEPGATIEPGDILITLGEPAAIEKLERIACGEKMGV; from the coding sequence ATGGATCCCGTTCGCCACCTGCGCTTTTCGCTGTTCATCCTGGTCGCCGTCGTCGGGTGCGGAACCCTGGGCTACACCTTCATCGAGGGGTGGGGGGTGTTCGACTCCCTCTACATGACCGTCATCACCCTGGCCACGGTCGGTTTCCAGGAAATCCACCCCCTCACCGATCAAGGCAAGGCCTTCACCATTCTGCTTATCGTGTTCGGCGCCGGGATCATCGCCTACGCGGTCGGCAGCCTGATCCAGCTCATGGTGGAAGGGCAGCTGCGCAAGCTCATGGGGAGGAAGAAATTGGAAAAAGAGATCGGGAAGCTTCAGGGGCACTACATCGTCTGCGGCTACGGGCGCATCGGCGCCCTCATCTGCAAGGAACTGCAGACCCGTCCGGTCCCCTTCGTGGTGGTGGAGAAAGACCCGCAACACTGGGAAAAGCTGACGCGGAACGGGCACCTCTTCGTCCGCGGAGACGCCACCGACGACGAGGCCCTGATCGCCGCCGGCATCCGCCGGGCCAGGGGAGTGGTGACTGCGGTCACGTCCGACACCGACAACGTCTACATCACCCTCACCGCCCGCGGCCTGAATCCCGACCTGTTCATCCTTGCCCGCTCGGGGGAGGTCGAGGCCGAAAAGAAGCTGTTGCGGGCGGGAGCGAGCAAGGTCATCTCCCCCTACACCATCGGGGCCTCGCGCATGGCACAGGCCATCCTGCGCCCCTCGGTGGTCGACTTCATCGAGATCGCCACTGCGGGACGGAACCTGGAACTGCAGATGGAAGAGATCCGGATCGCCCCCGCCTCGGCCCTTAAGGAGAAAACCCTCGCCGCCTCGGGGATTCGCCAGGAACTTGGGATTATTATCGTCGGCATAAAGAAAGGCGACGGCAAGATGATCTTCAACCCCGAGCCTGGGGCGACCATCGAGCCGGGAGACATTCTCATCACCCTCGGGGAGCCGGCCGCCATCGAGAAACTGGAGCGCATCGCCTGCGGGGAGAAAATGGGTGTCTGA